GGCGAGAAGCTCTCAACGGCCCAGGCTCTGGGCGCCGCGCTTGTATTGGCTTCGTCCCTGCTAGCGGCCCGGGGGTAGCCCTTCTCCATCAGCTATGTGGGCTGCTGCGCCGGGTCTAATAGGCCGCTCCCCCGGTACTGCTACCGGTGTGCCCTCCCCTCACGCTGGGGTGCTACCCGGGCCTTGGGCTTCATCCGCAACCGCAGCGTCCTCGAGAAGACCGGGCTGCACAGCGACCTCCTGGACGCGCTGGAGGCCGCTCTGGAGGCTGTCGAGCCCCGGAGGCTGCTAGCCCGGTGGCTCCGGCGGCGCGGCGGCTGCGTCGAGGTGCGGCGTGTCGGCGAGCTATGCCCCCGTGGAGGCGTCTACGTGGCTGGCTTCGGCAAGGCGTCGCGGGGCATGGCCGAGGCGGTTGTGGACGCCCTCGGCGACCTCGTGGAGGCCGGTGTCGTGGTGGCGCCGCGGGGCATGGCCGGGCGCGTCGGCCCCGTGGAGGTCCTTGAGGGCGACCACCCGATGCCCGGGCCGCGTACCCTTGAGGCGAGCCGCCGGCTCCTCGAGCTCCTCGAGAACGTGCCGGGCGACGGTCTCCTCCTCGTGCTGGTCTCCGGCGGGGGTAGCGCGCTCTTCGAGGTGCCGGCTGACGCTATAAGCCTCGAGGACGAGGCCGCTGTTGTCCGAGAGCTTCTACGCAGGGGCGCGGACATCTACGAGCTGAACGCTGTGAGGAAGCACCTATCCGCTGTGAAGGGTGGGCAGCTTCTACGCTACACGAGGGCTAGCCGTGTCGTCTCGCTGATCATAAGCGATGTCGTCGGCGACCGGCTCGACACCATCGCGTCCGGCCCGACGGCACCAGATGAGACAAGCTTCCGCGACGCCTACGAGGTCCTCGCCCGGTACGGTGTATGGGACGAAGCGCCCGGGCCGGTGAGGAGGTGGATAGAGGCTGGGCTCCGGGGCGAGGCGCCGGAGACGCCTAAGCCCGGCGACCCCGTCTTCGAGAGGGTCCACAACATCGTGGTGGCGGGTAACCGTGACGCGCTCCAGGCCGCCGCTGGGCTCCTCTCCAGCAGGGGCTACCACACGGTGATCCTCACCGACAGGATGAGGGGGGAGGCACGGGAGGCGGCCAAGCTGCTGGCCGGCGTGGTCGAGTCGGTCGCCTCTGGGGGCCCCTCGCCGGTGGAGCCGCCCGCCGCCGTCATAGCGGGCGGCGAGACGACCGTGACTGTCCGGGGCCGGGGCCGCGGGGGCCGTAACCAGGAGCTATGCCTCTCGCTAGCCCTGGAGCTCCACCGGGGCCGGGCAGCCGGCCGGTATGTCGCTGCTTGTCTCGGCACTGACGGGGTTGACGGGAACAGCCCCGCTGCGGGCGCCTTGGTGGACTGGGAGACCGTGGACAGGGCGCTAGGGCTCGGCCTTGACCCACGCAGGGCGCTGGAGGAGAACGATAGCTACGGGTTCTTCAGCCGCGTAGGCGGCGTCGTGGATACCGGGGGCTTCACGGGGACTAATGTGAACGACGTGTTCGTAGCGCTGGTGCCGGGGGAGTGTGCTTCTTCAGCACGTGTTTAAGGGGGTTAAAGAGGCTATGCCTTAATGCCACTATGGCAATAGGCATAAATACCAGAAACAACTTCTAGAGAGAAACTGGGACGGAAAACCGAGAAGATGCAAAGGTGAACAAGCCATGCCCGGGAACATACCCCTAATAGGCGAGCGCTTCCCAGAGATACAGGTAGTCACCGACCAGGGCGTTATCAAGCTGCCAGACCACTTCAAGGGCAAGTGGTTCGTCCTCTTCAGCCACCCAGCAGACTTCACACCGGTATGTACCACCGAGTTCGTGGCCTTCGCCAAGAGGTACGAGGACTTCAAGAAGCTAAACACCGAGCTGATAGGCCTTAGCGTGGACAACACGTTCAGCCACATCAAGTGGAAGGAGTGGATCAAGGAGAAGCTAGGCGTAGAGATACCATTCCCGATAATCGCTGACCCGATGGGCGAGGTCGCCAAGAAGCTAGGCATGATACACGCTGAGAGCGGTGTGGTAACAGTACGCGCAGTCTTCGTAGTCGACGACAAGGGCGTGATAAGAGCTATACTCTACTACCCGCTGAACGTCGGCAGGAACATCGACGAAATACTAAGGCTGGTGGAGGCCCTCCAGCTAGCCGACAAGTACGGCCGCGCCCTGCCAGCCAACTGGCCGAACAACGAGCTGATAGGCGACCAGCTAATAGTCCCGCCAGCAGCCACCGAGCAGGAGGCCAAGGAGAGGCTACAGCAGTTCAAGTGCTTCGACTGGTGGTTCTGCTACGAGGACAAGGCCAGCCAGGAGGAGAAGGAGCAGGCCCGCAGCTTCCTCAAGCGCGTCGCCAACTGCTAGCAACCGGTTTAGCACAGCCCCAGGCATAGAGGTCTTTTTACCGCCCAAGGGGGCCATCCAGGCCCAGCGGACGCTTCATCCCGCTTCCTCGCCTACTACAAATTCTCACGCAGTTCAGCCCCTATCCCGGGGGCAACGTTCCGGTTGACCCTACGCTGTAGCGGATATAGCCCCTTAGCCTAGCCCTAGCCACTCCTACGGGTGTTCCTGTGGCTTCGCACCGGCTCGCCGCCTTCACCCTAGTAGTCCTCATCGTCGGCTGGGGCGTCCTCCTATCACCGCCCCTCAAGGACGTCCGGACCCTACTAGGGCTCCCAGAGCACCTGCCTGCCTCGCGGTTCAACAGCCAGGCCGCAGAGATAGTGCCCCCGGATAGGGGAGACGCCGGGTGGTTCCTAGCCCGGATTGCTCATTACTACCACGTGGTTTTCGCCGGGCTCCTATACGCTATGCTCGTGCTGGGCTCCCGGCTCTACCCGGGCGAGTGGCGCGACGCCCTACTCCTCGGCCTAGCCGGGGCTGTCGCGACCGCTGTGGGCGGGCTAGGCTACGCTTATGTCTCCCGCAGCCCGCCGTTACACGGGCTATTCATAGCTGGGCTCGCCCTCCTCTTCGCTTCCGGCCTACTCGTTGCCGCTAGGATGAGGCCCCAGGGCCTGCTCGACCACGCGCTGAGAGCAACACTTGTGCTCATGCTTGTGGGCGGTGTTATAGGGGGCTACCTGGGCAGTAGCTTCATCGACGAGGAGGCCCACCGGGGCTTCGTCGAGGCCAAGATAGCTGCCCGGTTTAACCCCGACGACGCCGAGGGCAACGAGCTCTGGCGGGCGATGGTGGCGCACGAGCACGCTATGGTCGCGCTGGCGGATGTCGCAGGGTTCCTAGTGGCTCTCCGGGCGCTCCGCATACGCCGGGGCCGCTCCACGAGGCTGGCCTCGTACATGCTCCTAGCCGGGCTCGTGGCCACCGCTACTGCGTCCTACGCTGTCTGGCCAGTGGGCGGGATAGCCCACATAGTGATAACGCCAGCCTCCCTGGTACTGCTAGTAGGCGTCACGGTGCTGGCTTTCCGGGCCGAGCCGGCCAGCAGCGAACCACAGGAGAGGCTACTGGCCATCGGCCTCCGTGCCGGCGTGCTGACACTCTGGACCTCCGTGGTGGTGCCCGGTGCCATTGTGGCTTCCAGCCTCCGCAAGCCGACAGCCTTCATCAGCCCTGCTTTCCGCGACCCCTCGTGGGACTGGGCAGAGCTGGCTTACAACATTGGCCACTGGCACATACTCCTCGCCGCATGGGGCATAGTCCTGCTTCTAGCCGCGGTCGCGACGCAGGAGTACACCAAGACGGGGAGGATAGCCATCCTGGGCGGATGGCTGGCCCTCGTGGGCTTCGTCGCCGCATCAGTGGCTGTTAACCTCTACATGCTCGGGGGCCCGCCGGGGCCCTACCAGCCGAACCCCTATGACAATGCCTGGCTGCGGCTCCTGGTAGAGCCATCACTAGCCGTCATGGCTGCCGGTGTTGCTCTGGCCTACGTCGCCGTGGCCCACGAGGAGGCAACTGCGCGCACTCGACAGCGCTAGAGCGCTAGCCCCCCGGGAGGGCTATCTTCTGGCTGGAGCGCGTCGCCGGCGGTAGTATTTCTCGCCCATGTCTCTACCTCCTCCAGTAGCCCCTCCTCCACAGCGTCGCCTAGTACTGTGAAGCTGCCGTGCTCGGGCCTGGCTAGTACCTCTACGCGGCTAGCGCCGAGGCGGCTCGCGAACACTCTGTAGGCCTTCTCGACAGTGCCGGGGCTCGGTGGCCCAGCCCAGGGCTCGGCTGGA
The window above is part of the Pyrodictium abyssi genome. Proteins encoded here:
- a CDS encoding peroxiredoxin, producing MPGNIPLIGERFPEIQVVTDQGVIKLPDHFKGKWFVLFSHPADFTPVCTTEFVAFAKRYEDFKKLNTELIGLSVDNTFSHIKWKEWIKEKLGVEIPFPIIADPMGEVAKKLGMIHAESGVVTVRAVFVVDDKGVIRAILYYPLNVGRNIDEILRLVEALQLADKYGRALPANWPNNELIGDQLIVPPAATEQEAKERLQQFKCFDWWFCYEDKASQEEKEQARSFLKRVANC
- a CDS encoding glycerate kinase, translating into MGFIRNRSVLEKTGLHSDLLDALEAALEAVEPRRLLARWLRRRGGCVEVRRVGELCPRGGVYVAGFGKASRGMAEAVVDALGDLVEAGVVVAPRGMAGRVGPVEVLEGDHPMPGPRTLEASRRLLELLENVPGDGLLLVLVSGGGSALFEVPADAISLEDEAAVVRELLRRGADIYELNAVRKHLSAVKGGQLLRYTRASRVVSLIISDVVGDRLDTIASGPTAPDETSFRDAYEVLARYGVWDEAPGPVRRWIEAGLRGEAPETPKPGDPVFERVHNIVVAGNRDALQAAAGLLSSRGYHTVILTDRMRGEAREAAKLLAGVVESVASGGPSPVEPPAAVIAGGETTVTVRGRGRGGRNQELCLSLALELHRGRAAGRYVAACLGTDGVDGNSPAAGALVDWETVDRALGLGLDPRRALEENDSYGFFSRVGGVVDTGGFTGTNVNDVFVALVPGECASSARV